In Exiguobacterium acetylicum, the genomic stretch CCATCTCACTCGAGACGGTCACGACATGCAAGACATCTCCTTGCATGACCTGTTCTGTAATTTGACGCGATAAGGATTGACGGACATATTCAGCGAGTAGTTCGCTGTCTTTCGTCACCGCCGCATAGTCTGCGAGCGTTTCGAAAATCAATGGTAGATTTCGAATCGAGACTTTTTCTTTTAATAATTGAACGAATACTTTTTGAAGTTCCCCGATTGATAACAGTTGTGGTGTTACTTCTTCGACCAAAATCGGATGCGATTCCTTCAAATGATCAACCAACTGTTTCGTCTCTTCTCGTCCGAGTAACTCAGCGGCATGTTTCTTCAAGAGCTCCGTTAAATGCGTCGCGACGACGGATGGTGGATCAACGACCGTATAGCCTGACATCTCTGCTCGGCTCCGTGTCTGTTCATCGATCCAGAGCGCCGGCATACCGAAGGCTGGCTCAACCGTCTCAATACCTCGAATTTCTGGATCATCGACACCCGGGCTCATCGCTAAATAATGATCCAGTAATAGCTCACCACTTGCCATCTCACTTCCGCGAATCTTGATCCGGTACTGGTTCGGTGATAACTGCAGATGATCACGAATCCGAACGGTCGGTAGAACGAATCCAAGTTCGAGTGCTAGCTGCCGACGAATCATGACGACACGATCGAGTAAATCGCCACCTTGCGCTTCATCAGCGAGTGGAATCAAACCGTAACCGAATTCAAATTCAATTGTATCGACATTCAGTAAGGAAATGACCGATTCACTTGAACGTAAGTTTTCGCTTGGGGCTTCTTCAACAGCGACCTCTTCTTGCATCGTCTTCGTCGTCTGCTTCATTCGCCAAGCGAAGAAGCCGAACAACGCTGCAATCGGCATCGTGACGTAGTCAGGAATCGCTGTGAATAGTCCGAGTAAGAAGATTGCTCCAGCCGCGATTCCGACGAGTAATGGTGTCCGTGCCAATTGACCGATGACATCCTCACCAAGGTTCCCATCAGATGTCGAGCGTGTAACGATGATCCCGGTCGCAACCGAAATCAAAAGTGCTGGAATCTGACTGACAAGCCCGTCCCCGACCGTCAGTAACGTATACAGTTCGACTGAATCCGCTATCGGTAAGCCTTGCTGAACGACACCGATGATCATTCCGAAAATCAAGTTGATGATGACGATGATGATACCAGCGATTGCATCTCCTTTAACGAACTTCGAGGCACCGTCCATCGCACCATAAAAATCTGCTTCCGATTGGATTTTTTGACGACGAGTCCGAGCTTGTAATTCGTCGATCATACCGGAGTTCAGATCGGCGTCGATTGCCATCTGTTTCCCTGGCATCGCATCAAGCGTAAAACGTGCCGATACTTCCGAGACTCGTTCTGAACCTTTCGTGATGACGAGAAACTGGATCAAGACGAGAATCAAGAAGACGACGAAACCGACGAGCGGCTTACCACCGACGACAAAATTCCCAAAAGCCTCGATGACTTCGCCACCATTTCCGTTTGATAGGATCGCCCTTGTCGTCGAGACGTTAAGTGCCAGACGAAACAAAGTGACGATCAATAACAACGTCGGAAAGACAGAAAATTCAAGTGCCTCTTTGGCATTCATCGCAACGAGTAATACCATCAAAGCAATTAAGATATTGATGATGATTAAAAAATCGAGCATGATAGCGGGCAGTGGAATGACGAGCATGAAGACGATCATGATGACGCCTAGCAGAACCGTTAAATCTCGTGTTGATATACTCATGATGCTTCATCCTTTCATTTTGCTTGTTTCAGTTGATAGACAAAGGCGAGTGTTTCAGCGAGCGCCTGATAGAACGTTTCATCCACTGCCATACCAATCTCTGTTTGAGCGAACAACGCCCGCGCCAGCGGACGATTTTCAACAATCGGGACGTCAGCTGCTGTCGCCTTCTCCCGAATCCGGAACGCGACAGCATCTACGCCTTTTGCAACGACGATCGGTGCCATATGTTTTCCGTCATCGTATTGAATTGCTACCGCATAATGGGTCGGGTTCGTGATGACGACGTCGGCATTCGGTATTTCTTGCATCATCCGCCGCATCGCCATCTCCCGTTGTTGTTGTTTGATCTTTCCTTTGATTTGAGGGTCACCTTCCGTGTTCTTATGCTCATCCTTTAAATCCTGTTTACTCATTCGAATCGACTTTTCGAAATCAAATTTTTGATAAGCGAAGTCAAGAATGGCTAACGCGATCAAGGCGATACTGACCGACAAACCGAGTAAAAATGTTAAATGACCAATGATAGCTAACGCATCGCCGATTGGTTCCGAGGTCAGCCTCGAAATCTCGACTTTATTATTCCAAAGAACCGTGCCACTCGTGACACCGATGACTAACAGTTTAAAAACGGATTTCAAAAATTCGACGAGTGCTTTGACGCTAACGATCCGTTTAACGCCTTGAAGTGGATTGATTCGGTCCAACTTCGGCTGAATCGCCTCACCACTTAAGAGCACACCAATCTGAACGAAATTGCCAAGGATCCCGATGACGACCGCTGTTAAAAAGAACGGTGCGACTAAAATCCCCATTTGAATCAGCATCTCGACTAAAATCTGTTCGATTCGTCCCTCTTCGACGGCTTGCAGAACTTGACTTGCACTGAGACCATCTTGTAGGACGAGCACGAATCGCCGTCCTAGAAACGGACCAAAAAAATAGAGAACAAGGAACATCGCGAATAACATGATACTACTCGTTAAATCTGCTGATTTTGCGACCTGTCCCTTCTTGCGGGAGTCATCCCGCTTTCGAGGTGTCGCCTTTTCCGTCTTCTCACCAGCGAAGTACTGAAGATCAAGGCGTAATCGGTATGTATGCATGTCCTTAACCTCCTAGTAATCGAATGGCGTCTGCAAGTACATCTTGCAACAATGGAACGAATCGACCGATTCCTGTGATCGTCGCGCCTGCTAATAAAAACAGAATCGCGTATCCCATTAACAGTTTGACGGAAAAACCAATCGCAAAAATATTGAACTGGGGTGCCGTTTTCGCTAAGAAACCGAGTGCGAGATCCACTAAAAAGAGTGAAACGACAAGTGGCATCGCCATTTGTAAGGCAGTCAACATCGCAAGACCAACGACACGGATGACAAGACTCATTCCAGCGTCCCCTGATACCGCAATCAGACTGCCCGGCGGAAAGATTTGAAAGCTCGTGTAGATGCCGTCCAGTAAAATGAGATGCATATCAGAAGCGAGTAGAACGAGTAACGTCAGCATGTAATAAAATCGTCCGACGATGGGTGACTGCCCGCCAAACATCGGATCATAAGCGGAAGCCATCGCAAGACCCATCTGCAAGTCGATGATCGAGCCCGCGATTTGTGGGGCATATAATAAAAAACTAGCAAGTAAGCCAAGAGCTAGCCCCACTAAGACTTCCGTTCCCATCCGAAAGAAAAAATCGAAGTCTTCTACACGAACATCTGTCTTCACGGCGTAGCTCGCAAAGTAAGCAAGTCCCGCAGCGAGCGCTAATTTATGTTGCGCTGGTAATTGCTTTGATGAAAACAAAGGCGCCGCGACAAGAAAACCAACGATCCGTCCAAAGACGAGCAGGAAAACACTCAGGAAAGAAAGTAACGTCATTTTCGGGAAACCTCAGCGATTTGTTTGAATAGATCGATCGTAAAGGTTTGTAGCTCCTGCATGATCCAAGGTCCAAAGAAGACAAGTGCTAAAAATACGGCAACGATCTTCGGAACGAACGATAATGTCTGTTCCTGAATCTGTGTCGTCGCCTGCAATATACTGACGAGCAGACCAACGACGAGCGAGACGAGTAGCAAGGGAGCCGATACCTTGAGTAATGTCCAGACAGCAGAGCTTGCCAACTGAATAATCATTTCTTGAGTCATCTTTTCTCCCCCCTAACGCATACTGACAAGTAGTGATTCAACGATCAGGTGCCAGCCGTCAACTAGAATAAATAACAATAGCTTAAACGGTAACGCAATCATGACCGGTGGTAACATCATCATCCCCATCGACATCAAAACACTCGAGACGACCATGTCGATGACAAGGAAAGGTATGAAGATCATGAAACCGATTTGAAAGGCCGTCTTCAGTTCACTAATCGCATATGCTGGAACGAGTGCGACGAGTGGGATATCTTCAATTTTTTCCGGTTTTTCATAATTACCGTATTTTAAGAATAATTCTAAATCATTCGTTCGCGTGTGCTTCGACATGAAGCGTTTCATCGTATCTCCCGCTTTATCAAACGCTTCATCTTGACTGATTTTATCGGCCATGTATGGTTTTAAGGCCGTCGTATTTAATTCCGATAAGACGGGCGACATGACGAACAGCGTAATGAACAAAGCCAGTCCGACGAGCAACTGGTTTGGTGGCGTTTGTTGTGTTCCGAGAGCCGAACGGACGAACGACAACACGACGACGACACGTGTGAAACAGGTCATTAGAATAAGTAATGAAGGCGCCAGCGACAACAACGTCAGTAATACAAGCAGTTTGATCGATGTCGCTGTCCCTGACGGAGTATCAAGTGAGATCAGATTTTCAATCGTATTCATGAGCGCCCTCGATTCTTCTGTAGTTGCTCGAGTTGTTGTTTGAACGTCTCAAGGAATGGTGAAGGTGCTGATTTCGAAGATGACTCTTCAAGATCCGTCGGTTCGTATCCCTCTAAATCGTCCAGCGTGTCTAAGAGTTGCACGTTCTCACCAACACCGACGACATAAATCTTATCCTGCACTTTCACTAACTGAACCGATCGATCCTTACCAAGTGGTACACCACCTAGATGAGTCAATCGACCAGAGTGTCTGACGCCTCGTGTCCGTTCATGAATGAATCGCGTCACGACGATGAATCCACCGATCAAGACGACGAGAACGACGACTCCTTTGAAGATAGTCAACGCCATGGAAGGACTCTCATCGACTTGCTGAGTCGTCGGTGCATCGTTCTTGGTTGGATTTAATTTTTCTTCAACCGTTTCCGCCTGTACAGGAAGTGTCAGCAGAAACAGAAGACAAATCAGCAAAGTCACTTTTTTCATGACGAGACAGTTTTCGAGACCGCTTCAAGCACACGATCCGCTTGGAACGGTTTGACGATGAAATCTTTCGCACCTGCTTGAATCGCATCGATGACCATCGACTGTTGCCCCATCGCCGAACACATGATGACCTTAGCCGCAGGATTGAATGCTTTGATTTCTTTAAGCGCAGAGATCCCGTCCATCTCAGGCATCGTAATGTCTAACGTGACGAGGTCTGGTGTCAATTCCTTATACTTCGAGACCGCTTCGCGTCCATTTTCTGCTTCACCGACGACATCATAGCCGTTCTTCGATAGGATTTCCTTGATCATCATCCGCATGAAAGCGGCATCGTCTACGATTAATACTTTTGCACTCATAATAGTTCCTCCTTAGAACATCCGAAGACGTTCTTTTGTATTTACGATTTCTGTAATACGTACACCGAAATTCTCTTCGATGACGACCACTTCACCCGTTGCGATCAATGTATTGTTGACGAGAACGTCAACTGGTTCCCCTGCCAGTTTATCCAGCTCGATGACAGAACCTTGTGTTAATTCCAATATGTCACGAACGGAGCGGCGTGTCCGTCCTAACTCAACCGTGACGTTCAACGGAACATCATATAACATTCCGATATTTCCTGGCGTGCCCTCTACTTCCATCTCACCTAACTGACTAAATTGAACTGGACTGACACCGACTGGCGTTGCTTTCGGTTCAGGTGGTGGGACGACCGTTCGTTGCTCCATCGCTGGTGCTGGTGTCGGTTGTGCTTGTGGTTGTTCTGGTTGCGCTTGTGCCGTTGTTTGCGGTGCAGGTTCTGCTTGTTGGGTCGTACTCGCGCTAAAGAGTTTTTGAATCAATTGCTTCGAAAAATCCAACGGTGCTAATTGAACGATTTTTGAATCAATCATCGTGCCAATCTTCAGATCAAACTCGATGATGACCATGTTCTCCCAAAGAGAAAAGCTATCGACGATACTCTTATCTTGTGAAAAGTCGAAGATTTCTACTGCAGGCGGTGAGATATCGATTCGCATGGAGAACACGGTCGACATCGATGTCGCAGCAGCTCCCATCATCTGATTCATCGCTTCCTGTACAGCAGAAAGAGCAATCGGATCCATTTCGATTGATTCATCAATGACGCCATCGCCTCCCATCATCAGATTCGCAATGACGGAAGCGTCTCGCTGTGTCAGGATCAGGACGTTTTCTCCTTTAAATCCTTCCGTATAGCCGACGCGCAACGCGACATGAGGAATCGGATAACGACTTCGTAATTCTTCCATCGAAATCATCCGGACGTGCGGTGTCGTAATTTCTACTTTTTGATTCAACAATGCCGATAAGGCCGTTGCTGAATTCCCAAGTGAGATGTTTCCGACTTCCCCTAGTGCATCGATTTCCATATCATCTAGTATTTCGTCTGCGTCCGTATCTTGCGGTTCATCGTTTGATGGCGTTCCGCGTAACAACGCATCGATTTCATCTTGCGAAAGCATATCGCTCATGTTATTCCTCCTCAATTCGTTGTAAGACTTGCAAAGCGAGGTGTTTCCCGTTTAGTCCCGGTCGAGCTTTAAACATCTTCCGGTCATCGACGAATACATCGACGGCATCTGAGGCTCGCGTCTTCAGGGATAAACAATCGCCTACTTCGAGGTGTAACAATTCACCAAACGATAGCTCTGTTTGGCCGAGCACTGCTTTTAAATCGACGACGGAACTCATCAACTGCGTTTGCATGTGTTCAGACTCTTGATTATCTGCTGTCGTTCGCTTTTCTTGTTGCATCCAATAATGACTTGATAATTTCGGAAGAACGGATTCAAGGGTCACGAACGGCAGACAGACATTCAATGTACCACTCACTTCTCCGACGGTTACGTAAATCGAGACGAGGATGACCGTCTCATTCGGAGAAACGAGCTGTAAAAACTGCGGATTGATCTCCAAATCGTCGTACTCCGCCTCAACTTCCGTCACCGACTCCCAAGCAGCTCCGTACTGGACGAAGGCACGTTTGAATAATTGCGTCAGAATACGCGTCTCAATCTCCGTTAAATTTTCAATCTTATTCATCCCTTCACCCGGTCCTCCAAGCAATCGATCGAGCATCGCATAGGCGATATTCGGATTGACTTCGAACAGGACTTTACCATCAAGCGGATGAAGATTGACTAGATTGATCAATGTCATGTTCGGAATAGAATGAATGAATTCATCATAAGGGAGTTGCTCGACTGTGTTGACTGTGAACTGGACGTACGTCCGTAGTTGTGCGGAAAAATGCGTCGTCAAGACTCGGGCGAACTGTTCATGGATCCGCGTCAAATTCCGTAATTGATCTTTTGAGAAGCGAAGCGCTCGTTTGAAGTCATAGACTTTGACACGGCGCTGCTCCTCTTGGCTTCGGATTTCCTCGACTTCCATATCTCCGCTTGAAATGGCTGATAGCAAGGCATCGATTTCATGTTGGGATAATACTTCGCTCATGCTGCCACCTCACTGGATGATTTTTTTCGTCGTATAGACACGCTGGACATCACCTTCTTGGATGAGCTTCTTGAACTGCATCCGCAACCGTTCTTCAAGCTTTTCCATATCCGCTTTTGAATCTAAATCCGACTTTTTCATCGCCGAAAGGTCACCCAAGATGATGTTATTGATTTGGAATTTTCGTAATTCTAAATCATCACGTGTTGCTTGATCGTCTGTAACGATCGTGAATTGGACATTCAAGAACCGTTCGTCAGCGATATTTGTCGTCAAGTCGTCTGTCTGAAGACTTCGTGCATCAAGTTCTTCACCTGTCGGCTGTTCGACTTTTGCTTCTGTCGTATCATTAGCCAAAAAGTAATTCATGATCATATACCCTGCCCCAACCATCAATGCTGCGACAATGATCATGATCAAAGGGATTTTCATTTTACTCTTCTTCTTTTCCTCGGCCATCTTCGAGCCTCCTTACGCTGTTCAAGCCCGCTAATCCGATTTGTTGATAAAAAGCGATTGCGATGGCTTTGACCTCTTCCATTGATTCCTTCACGACATAAATCTGTCCACCGACGAGTTGAATTGTCGTATCCGGTGTGGAGCGGACAGATTCAATTAATATGGCGTTCAGTACGAGTGGTGCATTACGTAATGTCGTTAACGTAATCATCGTTTCAGATTGACCAGTTCCTCGAGAACTTGGTCAGACGTCGTAATGATTCGCGTGTTCGCTTGGAAACCACGTTGGGCAATGATCATTTCCGTGAACTCTTCTGATAAGTCGACGTTTGACATCTCGAGTGTTCCAGAAGTCAACTGCCCCATACCGGCAACGTTTGGTGTTCCAAGTACCGCTCCTCCTGAGTTTTGTGACGCAGCGAAGACATTGACACCTGATTTTTCTAAACCACCCGGGTTAGCAAAGTTCGCCATTGTGATATATCCGACATTTTGCAACGCGCCTGTCGTATCCACGTAAGTGACGAGACCGTCCTTCCCGATCGATAGGTTACGTGCATCTGATGGGATTTTCATTTTTTTAGCTCCAGCTACATTTGCTCCCCATTCAGTAAGTGGAACAGTTGGAGCAACAGTCGTAGTACCCTGCGTCCCGGTACCGACCACGTAGTTTCCGTCGCCGGTAACCAAGTTTCCATCAAGATCCGTATAGAAGTTACCTGAACGCGTATAACGAATCCCTTCCGCCGTGACGACTTGGAAGAACCCTTCACCAGAAATCCCGACATCGAGTACACGTCCCGTATTTTGAAGTGCTCCTTGGTTATAGACGTTATCTACTGTTGACATCGATGCTCCAAGACCGACCTGTTTTGGGTTCGTCCCACCGACATTACCACCAGCACCTGATGATGAACCAACTGATTGGCTGACGAGATCCTTAAACGTCACCCGTCCTTTTTTATAACCGAACGTGTTGACGTTCGCGATGTTGTTCCCGACGACATCCAGTTTCGTCTGGAAGTTCTTAAGCCCACTGATTCCTGAATACATTGAACGTAACATTATTTTTCCTCCTTTGATTGAATCTGCGTCAGTTCATACACACTGATCTGTTTTCCGTTCGATAGTTCAGCCATGATATCCAGTCCATCCCGTTTTACGCTAACGACACTGGCTGTCTCTTCGACGGTCGTCGTCTGCTCTGCTCCTGAGGCATCAGTCGTCTTCGACTCCGCATCATAACTAACTTTTTTACCAATTAGATTACTGTAAGATAGTAACGCTGTCGCATGCTGGTTCAAAACCATCGTGTCCATCGTCTTGCCGATTGCTTGCATCTGTTCAAGTGAAGAAAACTGTGCCATCTGAGCAATGAAATCCTTGTCTTCCATCGGAGCTGTCGGGTCCTGATTCGACAGCTGGGCAATCAGAATCTTCATGAACATATCCTTGTCCATCGCTTTATTCGTCGGTACTTGTGACTTTTCAGGAAGCTGGTATGAAGTACCATCTGTTTTGATTGCATCAGTCATCGTCTTCCTCCTCTTCTTCCTCTACTGGAGTGGGTGTTTCTTGATAAGGAGACTCATGCTCCTGCTGATCACGTGTGAACGACTGTTGAAACTCCCGTGCACTAGAAGCAATCATCCCCGTCTCGATCTTCACGACCGGCGTCTGCTGGTGTAAAGCTGTCTGCAATTTCCCAAGTTGTTGCTCGATCGATTGTTTCGCTTGCTCAGTGCTTGCAAACAGTTTGACGGTCAGTGCCCCCTCCTTACGATCGAGTTGAACGACGACCTCTCCAAGCTGCTCTGGATAAAGACGAATCGACAATCGAGTTGACCCGTCAGCACCTTTTAAGAACGGTGCTTGCTGAAGTGCGGCTTCGATTCGTTGTTGAATCTGTTCTGGAATAGGTAGCGGCACCGGACGAATCGTTTGCAACGGGATACCTTTGTAAATCGGCATGTTCATCGGAGGCGGCGTGGCTTTTCCTTCGGGATCAACGGGCATGGTCGCTTTTCGCATGAGTGAAGCGAATGCCAACGGAAGTGGTGTCTTTCCTTTCCCTTGCTCAGCTACAGCTACAGTGTCCGACTTGAGCGTCTCGACAATAGTAGGACCAGTTTGAGGGAGCGTCTGTTTCACAGGCAACGCGGAAATGTCTCCTTCAATCGTAGGAAGTGATGGTTGTTTCAAGTTGTTCGTATGATGATCTTTCATTTTGACCGTATCGTTCGTCACTGTCTGTAAGACGACTTGTTGAAGCAATGGTGGCAATTGATCGAACTGATTTTTTGCCTGCTCGACATTTCCTTCAAGTAATTGTTTAACGAATGCTAGTAGTTGTTCCATTTTCTTCGGTTCTTGTTTTAACGCCTCTACTTCCGGTTGTTTCAGTAAAGAGAGAAGCTCGTCCGGTTGATCTACGAGTTCTTGTATCCAATCCGGTAATGTTGGTGTCTCCACTTTTGTCTCGAGTGCAGTCAAATCAGCTGAGACTGGTGACGGTGACATTGTTGGTAACTTCGTTAGATAATCCAGTAACGAAGCAAATTGACCCCCAACCGTTGTAATCTCTCCTTTTTTCCCTGTTCCAGTATTCAAGTTCGGGGAGGATGATTGTATTACTTCCGTCATGTTCATCAGGCTTCCCTCCTTACTTCGTCGCGAGTAGCTGTGTTAAGGCCGCTGCTTTTTTAGCGTCCATCTTGGCAATGATTGCTGCCTGTTGTTCCGCATCGATGTCTTCGATGATCGGTACGACTTCTGTCGGACTGAGTTCGTTTAAGATGAGCGCAGCATCCTTTGGTGCCATTTCAGCATATACATCTGTCACAGATGCAGCTTTTTTCTTCGTCGTCTTCGTTTGATCCGTCGTCGCGGGCGCCGGTGTTTGTTTCAAACGATCCCGTTCTGCAATCAAACGTTCGACTTCCTGTTCTTTCGCTTTTAAAGTATCCGATTGTTCCTTGCTTTGATTGCGTAGTTTCTTGATTTCTTGATTCGCTACTTTCAGACGACGTTCAAGTTCTGCTGACGGATTCACTTGATTCGTAGTCGTTTTTTCGGTTGCGAACGGTAAGGATAGCAGTGGACGTCCATTCGCATAATTTAATACGAAATAAGCCGTCAGCAAGATTAAAATCAAAGGGATGATCAATAAAGGTAAGATCCATCCTTTTGACGTTTTATTTTCACTCATATCATCCGTCCTCTTCCAAACTGTAACAATGCCAGTTCATCTAATTGATTTTGTTCCGTCAATGCCTCAATTCGTTTCGTTTCAACCGTATGATTCTCTTGCAGACGACTAAACTTCTTCTCTTCGATCAACGCTCGTTCGAGTGCTTCCTGTGCGCGTTCATAGCGATTTTTCGATTGTGTCACGTACAGTTGTTGCCGTTCGATTTCTTGTTTTACGACATCTCGAGCCCGTTCTCGATATTGCGAAGACGTTAATTCGACGATGCCAATCTCATCTTGCGCTTTCAGAAAGGACTCATAACGGACGAGCAGATGGTATAGTTTTTCGACTTCAATCTCATATTGCTTTTTATGAAGGCTCAATTCTTTTGCGACGCGATCTTTCTCTGCTTCAGCTAAAGGAATGATTCGTTCATAAATCGTCTTCATCTTCCGTCCTCCTTACTGAATCGTTGTCATGAGCTGCTGACAAGCTTTCTCGAAGTCACTGTCTTCATGGATTTGTTGTTTTAAGAAACGGATCAGCTCCGGATATTTATCGACGGCACGATCAATTTCCGGATTCGTCCCTTTTTTGTAGGCGCCGATATTGATTAAGTCTTCCGAATCAAGATACGTCGATAACAGCTGTCGAAATGCTACGGCAGCTGTCTTTTGTTCAGCAGTCGTGATTTGATTCATGACACGACTGATGGATCGTAAGACATGAATCGCTGGAAACTGTCCTTTGTTCGCAAGATTACGATCAAGAACGAAATGACCATCTAAGATTCCTCGTACAGCATCAGCAATCGGTTCATTCATATCGTCTCCATCGACGAGTACGGTATAAAAAGCCGTGATCGAGCCGTCTTGTGTCTTCCCGCTACGTTCAAGCAATTGAGGAAGAAGAGCAAATACGCTTGGCGTATATCCTTTTGACGCAGGTGGTTCGCCTGTCGCAAGACCGATTTCTCGCTGTGCCATCGCAAACCGTGTGACGGAATCCATCATCAAGACCACATTCTTTCCTTGATCTCGAAAGTATTCAGCGATGGCTGTTGCCGTATAGGCTCCTTTTAAACGAACAAGTGGCGGTTGATCACTCGTCGCTACGACTAAGATGGAGCGTTTCATCCCCTCTTCGCCAAGCTCAGCCTCTACGAATTCCTTCACTTCACGTCCGCGTTCACCAATCAAGGCGATGACGTTGATGTCTGCTGTCGATCGTTTTGCAATCATACCGAGTAATGTCGACTTCCCAACACCAGATCCTGCAAACAAACCAACACGTTGTCCTTGACCGACCGTTAGTAGCCCATCGATGGCACGAATGCCCGTCGAGAGAACATCACTGATACGAGGACGCTCTAACGGACTTGGTGGTTTGCGAACAATTGATGTCGTACGGAAATTTTCTAATGACTCTCCGTCAAGCGGTCTCCCTAGACCATCAAGCACCTTACCAATCAGTTCATCGCCTACAGGAACATGGAGTGGTTTTCCTGTTGCAAGAACAATCGAGCCTGGAGCAATCGATGTCGTCTCACCGTACGGCATGAGTAGGACGTGACCCTCTCTAAAACCGACGACTTCCGCTTCAATCGTCTGCCGTTGTTGAATTTGGATCAAACAACGCTCGCCGATTGCGACAGCCGTTGGTCCGCGTGATTCAATCATCAATCCAATCACTTGTACGACCTTTCCGGAATGCTGAACGAGTTCTTCCGGACGAATTTCTCGCACGGCGGCTTGAATCGCATTTACGTTAAACATGATGTAAAGCCTCTTTTATTTTGGTTTGTA encodes the following:
- the flhA gene encoding flagellar biosynthesis protein FlhA, with translation MSISTRDLTVLLGVIMIVFMLVIPLPAIMLDFLIIINILIALMVLLVAMNAKEALEFSVFPTLLLIVTLFRLALNVSTTRAILSNGNGGEVIEAFGNFVVGGKPLVGFVVFLILVLIQFLVITKGSERVSEVSARFTLDAMPGKQMAIDADLNSGMIDELQARTRRQKIQSEADFYGAMDGASKFVKGDAIAGIIIVIINLIFGMIIGVVQQGLPIADSVELYTLLTVGDGLVSQIPALLISVATGIIVTRSTSDGNLGEDVIGQLARTPLLVGIAAGAIFLLGLFTAIPDYVTMPIAALFGFFAWRMKQTTKTMQEEVAVEEAPSENLRSSESVISLLNVDTIEFEFGYGLIPLADEAQGGDLLDRVVMIRRQLALELGFVLPTVRIRDHLQLSPNQYRIKIRGSEMASGELLLDHYLAMSPGVDDPEIRGIETVEPAFGMPALWIDEQTRSRAEMSGYTVVDPPSVVATHLTELLKKHAAELLGREETKQLVDHLKESHPILVEEVTPQLLSIGELQKVFVQLLKEKVSIRNLPLIFETLADYAAVTKDSELLAEYVRQSLSRQITEQVMQGDVLHVVTVSSEMELDIQSAIQKTEFGNYLALDPEKATRFIETLQERAMEFERYGAHPIILTSPSIRMFVRQLTERYFPEVPILSYNELMPTIEVKSIGVI
- the flhB gene encoding flagellar biosynthesis protein FlhB; translated protein: MHTYRLRLDLQYFAGEKTEKATPRKRDDSRKKGQVAKSADLTSSIMLFAMFLVLYFFGPFLGRRFVLVLQDGLSASQVLQAVEEGRIEQILVEMLIQMGILVAPFFLTAVVIGILGNFVQIGVLLSGEAIQPKLDRINPLQGVKRIVSVKALVEFLKSVFKLLVIGVTSGTVLWNNKVEISRLTSEPIGDALAIIGHLTFLLGLSVSIALIALAILDFAYQKFDFEKSIRMSKQDLKDEHKNTEGDPQIKGKIKQQQREMAMRRMMQEIPNADVVITNPTHYAVAIQYDDGKHMAPIVVAKGVDAVAFRIREKATAADVPIVENRPLARALFAQTEIGMAVDETFYQALAETLAFVYQLKQAK
- the fliR gene encoding flagellar biosynthetic protein FliR, which gives rise to MTLLSFLSVFLLVFGRIVGFLVAAPLFSSKQLPAQHKLALAAGLAYFASYAVKTDVRVEDFDFFFRMGTEVLVGLALGLLASFLLYAPQIAGSIIDLQMGLAMASAYDPMFGGQSPIVGRFYYMLTLLVLLASDMHLILLDGIYTSFQIFPPGSLIAVSGDAGMSLVIRVVGLAMLTALQMAMPLVVSLFLVDLALGFLAKTAPQFNIFAIGFSVKLLMGYAILFLLAGATITGIGRFVPLLQDVLADAIRLLGG
- the fliQ gene encoding flagellar biosynthesis protein FliQ, with protein sequence MTQEMIIQLASSAVWTLLKVSAPLLLVSLVVGLLVSILQATTQIQEQTLSFVPKIVAVFLALVFFGPWIMQELQTFTIDLFKQIAEVSRK
- the fliP gene encoding flagellar type III secretion system pore protein FliP (The bacterial flagellar biogenesis protein FliP forms a type III secretion system (T3SS)-type pore required for flagellar assembly.), with the translated sequence MNTIENLISLDTPSGTATSIKLLVLLTLLSLAPSLLILMTCFTRVVVVLSFVRSALGTQQTPPNQLLVGLALFITLFVMSPVLSELNTTALKPYMADKISQDEAFDKAGDTMKRFMSKHTRTNDLELFLKYGNYEKPEKIEDIPLVALVPAYAISELKTAFQIGFMIFIPFLVIDMVVSSVLMSMGMMMLPPVMIALPFKLLLFILVDGWHLIVESLLVSMR
- a CDS encoding flagellar biosynthetic protein FliO, which gives rise to MKKVTLLICLLFLLTLPVQAETVEEKLNPTKNDAPTTQQVDESPSMALTIFKGVVVLVVLIGGFIVVTRFIHERTRGVRHSGRLTHLGGVPLGKDRSVQLVKVQDKIYVVGVGENVQLLDTLDDLEGYEPTDLEESSSKSAPSPFLETFKQQLEQLQKNRGRS
- a CDS encoding response regulator, translated to MSAKVLIVDDAAFMRMMIKEILSKNGYDVVGEAENGREAVSKYKELTPDLVTLDITMPEMDGISALKEIKAFNPAAKVIMCSAMGQQSMVIDAIQAGAKDFIVKPFQADRVLEAVSKTVSS
- the fliY gene encoding flagellar motor switch phosphatase FliY encodes the protein MSDMLSQDEIDALLRGTPSNDEPQDTDADEILDDMEIDALGEVGNISLGNSATALSALLNQKVEITTPHVRMISMEELRSRYPIPHVALRVGYTEGFKGENVLILTQRDASVIANLMMGGDGVIDESIEMDPIALSAVQEAMNQMMGAAATSMSTVFSMRIDISPPAVEIFDFSQDKSIVDSFSLWENMVIIEFDLKIGTMIDSKIVQLAPLDFSKQLIQKLFSASTTQQAEPAPQTTAQAQPEQPQAQPTPAPAMEQRTVVPPPEPKATPVGVSPVQFSQLGEMEVEGTPGNIGMLYDVPLNVTVELGRTRRSVRDILELTQGSVIELDKLAGEPVDVLVNNTLIATGEVVVIEENFGVRITEIVNTKERLRMF